The following coding sequences are from one Desulfofundulus luciae window:
- a CDS encoding stalk domain-containing protein has product MKKIAAILLGGAFFWGSMAAFAIQPARADSAAAGSQAVQTTVVGRPAPQPLVSRPPAGQIQILAPGVRYYPISGRTWQGEPLKGHVVEVDPGQALLEVRVAVGGDALGNKETLSQMAARHGAVAAVNGGFFDPSRGHPIGSLVQDGQLLATSEILRTSIGITGRNQIQLGYFAPRVSVRFGSSEPLAVARVNTSPASKGITLYTPAWGERAGSAGDAIDVVVRPETEKSNRYIVSEIGYGGSPIPRDGYVLTFRGGAVGEAAAPAVGTPVILQFDWGPGWDGLKHLVTAGPLLVDEGQPVLQAIMEGFRGSVLEPAPRTAIGVNGKGQLLLVEVDGRLKDWSAGITLEELAYLMTELGAVRAAALDGGGSSGLWVKGKLVSRPSDGRERGLANAILVLRQVPVYLNGKRLFFDVPPVVDKGRTLVPMRGIFEALGATVHWDEKTRTVTATRGGRTVSLTLGKGEALVNGKTLPLDAPARAVEGRTMVPLRFVGEALGAAVTWQNAPPAVIIEAKSTG; this is encoded by the coding sequence GTGAAAAAAATAGCCGCCATCCTGCTCGGGGGGGCTTTTTTCTGGGGCAGCATGGCCGCCTTTGCAATTCAACCGGCCAGGGCGGATAGTGCTGCCGCCGGTTCCCAGGCCGTACAGACCACGGTTGTGGGCAGGCCGGCACCGCAACCCCTGGTTTCCAGGCCGCCTGCCGGCCAGATCCAGATCCTGGCCCCTGGTGTGCGCTATTACCCTATTTCCGGCCGCACCTGGCAGGGTGAACCCCTGAAGGGGCATGTGGTGGAGGTAGACCCCGGCCAGGCCCTGCTGGAGGTGCGGGTGGCAGTGGGCGGTGACGCCCTGGGCAATAAGGAAACATTGAGCCAGATGGCCGCCCGGCACGGGGCGGTGGCCGCCGTAAACGGGGGATTCTTTGATCCCTCCCGGGGACACCCCATCGGCAGCCTGGTCCAGGACGGCCAGCTCCTGGCCACCTCCGAGATTTTGCGCACCTCCATTGGTATCACCGGGCGCAACCAGATCCAGCTTGGTTACTTTGCGCCCCGGGTGAGTGTACGTTTTGGCTCGTCCGAGCCCCTTGCGGTGGCGCGGGTGAATACTTCTCCCGCATCCAAGGGCATTACCCTTTACACCCCGGCCTGGGGTGAGCGCGCCGGTTCCGCCGGTGACGCTATTGATGTGGTGGTGCGCCCGGAGACAGAAAAAAGCAACCGGTACATAGTTTCGGAAATTGGCTACGGGGGTAGCCCCATACCGCGGGACGGGTATGTACTCACTTTCCGGGGTGGCGCAGTGGGAGAAGCTGCCGCCCCGGCCGTGGGTACCCCGGTGATCCTGCAGTTTGACTGGGGTCCCGGATGGGATGGGCTGAAGCACCTGGTTACGGCCGGGCCTCTTCTGGTGGATGAAGGACAGCCCGTGCTGCAGGCCATTATGGAAGGGTTCCGGGGCAGCGTCCTGGAACCGGCACCCCGCACGGCCATCGGTGTAAACGGCAAGGGTCAACTCCTGCTGGTGGAGGTGGACGGCCGGCTGAAAGATTGGAGCGCCGGTATCACCCTGGAGGAGCTGGCCTACTTGATGACCGAGCTGGGAGCGGTGCGCGCCGCGGCCCTGGACGGGGGCGGTTCCAGCGGCCTGTGGGTTAAGGGCAAGCTGGTCAGCCGGCCATCCGACGGTCGTGAGCGGGGACTGGCCAACGCCATCCTGGTGCTCCGCCAGGTGCCGGTTTACCTGAATGGCAAGCGCCTCTTCTTTGACGTCCCTCCCGTAGTGGATAAAGGGCGCACCCTGGTACCCATGCGGGGGATTTTCGAGGCCCTGGGGGCCACGGTGCACTGGGATGAAAAAACCAGAACCGTAACGGCAACCCGCGGTGGGCGTACGGTCAGCCTGACCCTGGGAAAGGGAGAAGCTCTTGTTAACGGCAAAACATTGCCCCTGGACGCCCCGGCCCGGGCGGTGGAAGGACGCACCATGGTTCCCCTGCGCTTTGTGGGCGAGGCCCTGGGGGCCGCCGTTACCTGGCAAAACGCCCCGCCGGCGGTAATAATTGAGGCAAAGTCAACTGGTTAG
- a CDS encoding LCP family protein, producing MLFLAGGGYLLAGYLGLSWPGLLAGPENNEAQAGQPPGSFTVLLLGTDARPGEKVGRTDSIIVANVDGEKKRIALLSIPRDTRVDIPGHGTDKINAAAVYGGPALTCETVSNLIGMPVQYYALARWEGFKNIVDVLGGVTIDVERNMYHYDSSDGRQYAINLRKGVQRLDGDKALQYVRFRGDPLGDIGRTERQLKFLKALAGEVMKPSTLVKLPRLVPEINKSVETNMGFKQMLALARAARYFDQAEIVTQTLPGRFLDLRGVSYWYVDPAQAHEVALALFEEGRVTQVVQGSTVSEGGPSSGPPARRTGTGQLAAGEPVVTRPAPPSPAVPPVLPGLETNSPGSEPATGDSSSSGAPAGSTPGQDNAPSPADQPGNGGETGDGSSSPPVARTKTGGTQKPPAPNAGKQGGDTGGGIEIIPIPSGSTS from the coding sequence ATGCTTTTTCTGGCGGGGGGAGGCTATTTACTGGCAGGCTATCTCGGCTTGAGCTGGCCGGGATTGCTTGCCGGTCCCGAGAACAATGAGGCGCAGGCCGGTCAGCCCCCAGGGTCCTTTACCGTGCTGCTCCTGGGTACCGATGCCAGGCCCGGGGAAAAGGTGGGCCGAACCGACAGTATTATTGTGGCCAACGTGGATGGTGAGAAAAAGCGCATTGCCTTGTTGTCCATACCGCGGGATACCCGGGTGGATATTCCCGGTCACGGGACGGATAAAATCAATGCCGCCGCTGTTTACGGCGGGCCGGCGCTGACCTGCGAGACTGTCTCCAACCTCATCGGGATGCCCGTGCAGTATTACGCCCTGGCCCGCTGGGAAGGGTTCAAGAACATCGTGGACGTTCTGGGCGGCGTGACCATCGACGTGGAACGGAACATGTATCATTACGATAGTTCCGACGGCCGTCAATACGCCATCAACCTGCGCAAGGGGGTACAGCGCCTGGACGGCGATAAGGCCCTGCAATATGTTCGCTTCCGGGGAGACCCCCTGGGGGACATTGGCCGCACGGAGAGGCAGTTGAAGTTTTTAAAGGCCCTGGCCGGGGAAGTGATGAAACCATCCACCCTGGTGAAACTGCCCCGCCTGGTGCCGGAAATAAACAAAAGCGTGGAAACCAACATGGGCTTCAAGCAGATGCTGGCCCTGGCCCGGGCGGCCAGGTATTTCGACCAGGCCGAGATCGTCACCCAGACCCTGCCCGGGCGGTTTCTGGATTTAAGGGGCGTCAGCTACTGGTATGTGGATCCGGCGCAGGCCCATGAGGTGGCCCTGGCTCTCTTTGAAGAGGGGCGGGTGACCCAGGTGGTGCAGGGGTCCACGGTCAGCGAGGGGGGACCTTCTTCCGGCCCGCCCGCGCGCAGGACGGGGACGGGCCAGCTGGCCGCCGGTGAGCCGGTGGTGACCCGGCCTGCACCGCCTTCGCCGGCAGTGCCGCCGGTCCTTCCTGGACTGGAAACAAATTCACCGGGCAGCGAACCGGCGACCGGTGATAGTTCCAGCAGCGGTGCACCTGCAGGCAGTACGCCGGGGCAGGATAACGCCCCGTCTCCCGCCGATCAACCGGGCAACGGTGGAGAGACCGGTGACGGCAGCTCTTCTCCGCCTGTAGCGCGTACAAAAACGGGTGGAACACAAAAGCCGCCCGCCCCAAATGCCGGAAAACAGGGCGGTGATACCGGCGGGGGCATAGAAATTATCCCCATTCCCAGCGGAAGTACCAGTTAG
- the csaB gene encoding polysaccharide pyruvyl transferase CsaB, with product MAAGEGPVVAISGYYGFDNLGDEAVLYSLLEALREVCPTVRPVVLSHAPERTSALYGVEAVNRWRVGEIYRALTRADLLLSGGGSLLQDVTGLKSLVYYLGVVWLARRLGKPVVFYAQGIGPVKSKTGRLLMRLVANDVQLITVRDENSARDLAEMGVTRPPVEVTADPVLGLDPARADREKGMEILERMGILEPQVSSDEGDNSRPWDGDGTVPGEGWGIEGTPAPVAGVSVREWPGFGEKQQKALARVCDDLCHRGYRVLFIPLQYPEDLAVSREVTAMMRERAAVLDRGLTVGEAVSLVACLDLLIGMRLHALILAAVMGVPPVGISYDPKVDRFLEQLGLQPAGQAAGLEYAALSRAVDEVLADPAGFRASLARMVGPLRERARATARLAGALMEFGGRKSEVKKFD from the coding sequence ATGGCAGCCGGTGAAGGGCCGGTGGTGGCCATTTCCGGTTATTACGGTTTCGACAACCTTGGGGATGAGGCGGTCCTCTACAGCCTGCTGGAGGCCCTGCGGGAGGTGTGTCCCACCGTCCGCCCGGTGGTCCTTTCCCATGCCCCTGAAAGAACCAGTGCCCTTTACGGCGTAGAGGCGGTAAACCGCTGGCGGGTGGGGGAAATCTACCGCGCCCTCACCAGAGCCGATCTGCTGCTCAGCGGCGGGGGCAGCCTGCTGCAGGATGTCACCGGCCTCAAAAGCCTGGTTTACTACCTGGGGGTGGTCTGGCTGGCCCGGCGCCTGGGCAAGCCGGTGGTTTTTTACGCCCAGGGCATCGGCCCCGTAAAAAGTAAAACCGGCCGGCTGTTGATGCGCCTGGTGGCCAACGATGTACAGCTCATCACCGTGCGGGACGAAAATTCCGCCCGGGACCTGGCGGAAATGGGGGTAACCCGGCCCCCGGTGGAGGTTACCGCCGACCCGGTGCTGGGTCTGGACCCGGCCCGGGCGGATAGGGAGAAAGGGATGGAGATCCTGGAAAGGATGGGTATTCTCGAACCACAGGTTAGCAGTGATGAGGGGGACAACTCCCGCCCTTGGGATGGAGATGGAACGGTTCCCGGTGAAGGATGGGGTATTGAGGGGACACCTGCACCTGTGGCGGGAGTATCGGTGCGGGAATGGCCCGGTTTTGGGGAGAAACAACAAAAGGCCCTGGCCCGGGTGTGCGACGACCTCTGTCACCGGGGCTACCGGGTGCTTTTCATCCCCCTGCAGTACCCCGAAGATCTGGCCGTGAGCCGGGAAGTGACCGCCATGATGCGGGAGCGGGCCGCCGTCCTGGACCGGGGGCTGACCGTCGGTGAGGCGGTTTCCCTGGTTGCCTGCCTGGACCTGCTCATCGGCATGCGGCTGCACGCCTTGATTCTGGCGGCGGTGATGGGTGTACCGCCGGTGGGAATAAGCTACGACCCGAAGGTCGACCGTTTCCTGGAACAGTTGGGGCTGCAGCCTGCGGGGCAGGCAGCCGGCCTGGAGTACGCCGCCTTGAGCCGGGCAGTGGATGAGGTTCTGGCCGATCCTGCCGGGTTCAGGGCCAGTCTGGCCCGGATGGTCGGCCCCTTAAGGGAACGTGCCCGGGCCACCGCCCGGCTGGCCGGCGCATTAATGGAATTTGGAGGTCGGAAGTCGGAAGTTAAAAAATTCGATTAG
- a CDS encoding DUF5693 family protein, giving the protein MRQRWYPVLLVFLLVSGMIAAGAAAWQRYRVEAGFRSVEVAMPYEDLNALARLSGRDTLEVMRLFRERGLTTVLFKEPTVDELRRTGEIAVMTGQELQLMSPHWLGRLREGGEVAMQDTYLVTSREETFRRLLAQLEAKTSGTRGYRPAPGVYVVRTSADPGLLSQLGLGFPDGPLQDSARAGLLAMVQVRNWPGATARGIEQALAPLKEIPNLSVLAFNDDTLPGYPQKLRALARVVDRLGVPVAQIEFYPQKGLDKLGVLLDKDVVRLHSIPPRDMSRYTPAEALERYRLAAAERNMRVLLVRPFPGAGARDVLQENLDYISSLKEGLQREGLVLGQASTLPALPVSRANLFVMGLGVIAGGLLLAGRLGLRRGEIWLLLLAVAAWAGLLAAAPSLARKLMALAAVIIFPSLALVTSVSARGVPALESAGMLLRTTLASLLGALFTVGLLADAGFMLMLDQFSGVKLAHLAPLLLVAGVFFFLSGPAEPFGKRLERTLNQPVLVKWAALAALLLAILAVYLVRTGNEGQVATSALELKFRGFLDVVLGVRPRTKEFLLGHPALMLLFYTGYRDNRFLPLLLLGAIGQVSLVNTFAHIHTPLLVSLMRLVNGLWLGILVGLALILVVNLAGHWWRRFSPGDN; this is encoded by the coding sequence ATGAGACAACGCTGGTACCCCGTGTTGCTGGTGTTTCTTTTGGTTTCGGGTATGATCGCGGCTGGCGCGGCCGCCTGGCAGCGCTACCGGGTGGAGGCCGGTTTTCGCAGCGTGGAAGTGGCCATGCCCTACGAGGATCTCAACGCCCTGGCCCGGCTGTCGGGGCGGGATACCCTGGAAGTTATGCGCCTTTTCCGGGAACGGGGGCTGACCACAGTGCTTTTTAAGGAGCCCACGGTGGACGAACTGCGCCGTACAGGGGAAATAGCGGTAATGACCGGCCAGGAGCTGCAGTTAATGTCGCCCCACTGGCTGGGACGGTTGCGGGAAGGTGGGGAAGTAGCAATGCAGGACACCTACCTGGTCACCTCCCGGGAGGAAACCTTCCGGCGCCTGCTTGCCCAGCTCGAGGCCAAGACTTCCGGGACCCGGGGTTACCGGCCGGCGCCGGGGGTTTACGTGGTGCGCACTTCTGCCGACCCCGGCCTGTTGTCACAACTGGGTCTGGGTTTTCCGGACGGCCCCCTGCAGGATAGCGCCCGGGCCGGGTTGCTGGCCATGGTTCAGGTGCGCAACTGGCCCGGGGCTACCGCCCGGGGAATTGAGCAGGCCCTGGCGCCTTTGAAAGAGATCCCCAACCTCTCTGTCCTGGCCTTTAACGACGACACCCTGCCCGGCTACCCGCAGAAACTGCGGGCGCTGGCCCGGGTGGTGGACCGGCTGGGCGTGCCGGTGGCCCAGATTGAATTTTACCCCCAGAAAGGCCTTGATAAGCTTGGGGTGCTGCTGGACAAGGATGTGGTGCGCCTGCACAGCATTCCCCCCAGGGACATGAGTCGTTACACCCCGGCCGAAGCACTGGAACGCTACAGGCTGGCCGCCGCCGAACGCAACATGCGGGTGCTGCTGGTGCGGCCCTTCCCGGGGGCGGGAGCCCGGGACGTGCTCCAGGAAAACCTTGATTATATAAGCAGCCTGAAAGAGGGTTTACAGCGGGAAGGCCTGGTGTTGGGACAGGCTTCCACCCTGCCGGCTCTGCCCGTCTCCCGCGCGAATCTCTTCGTCATGGGCCTGGGGGTTATTGCCGGCGGCCTTTTGCTCGCCGGGCGCCTGGGGTTGCGCCGGGGGGAAATATGGCTTCTGCTCCTGGCGGTGGCGGCCTGGGCCGGTCTTTTGGCGGCGGCTCCATCACTGGCGCGCAAGCTGATGGCCTTAGCGGCGGTCATCATTTTCCCCAGCCTGGCTCTAGTTACCAGCGTGAGCGCCCGGGGTGTCCCCGCCCTGGAAAGTGCAGGCATGCTTTTGCGTACCACCCTGGCTTCCCTGCTGGGCGCGCTTTTTACCGTGGGCCTTCTGGCGGACGCCGGGTTCATGCTCATGCTGGACCAGTTCAGCGGGGTTAAGCTGGCCCACCTGGCGCCGTTGTTGCTGGTGGCGGGGGTGTTTTTCTTCCTGTCCGGCCCTGCAGAACCCTTTGGAAAGCGCCTGGAGAGGACGTTGAACCAGCCGGTGCTGGTCAAGTGGGCCGCCCTCGCCGCATTGCTCCTGGCGATTCTGGCCGTTTATCTCGTGCGTACGGGCAACGAAGGGCAAGTGGCCACCTCCGCCCTGGAGCTGAAGTTCCGGGGATTCCTGGATGTCGTCCTGGGAGTGCGCCCGAGAACCAAGGAATTTTTACTCGGCCACCCCGCTTTGATGCTGTTGTTTTACACCGGCTACCGGGACAACCGCTTCCTGCCCCTGCTGCTGCTGGGGGCCATCGGCCAGGTCTCCCTGGTGAATACCTTTGCCCATATCCACACACCGCTTCTGGTTTCCCTGATGCGGCTGGTCAACGGCCTGTGGCTGGGGATTCTGGTGGGCCTGGCGCTCATCCTGGTGGTAAACCTGGCCGGGCACTGGTGGCGCAGGTTCTCCCCGGGGGACAATTAG
- a CDS encoding PQQ-binding-like beta-propeller repeat protein: protein MIIRANKFLAAVLAIFLAVGTLLPLPVLAQEAAVEVDYRDDITVNHPYYVEQLPDGNLLMTRVGHQSPAVVEITPAGQEVWSYQGVQAAAARRLANGNTLIADSGAPGRPFVPRVIEVNPAGKVVWEYRLPSPARAPRYAQRLSGGNTLITLPYQIIEVTPDKRVVWSYGWGRPVPPGTPGHLANPVQAVRLPNGHTLIVDQGFTGGRVLEIDAKKRVVWQVGDGTYGPPPAIQKAAPDATGNNEDQNGKTIVPGRYGATASTTAATEKVRLKRPTGATRLPNGNTLIADAGTSTLLEVSPDRQIISSWSWMGALAGLPVMNQWLVTPLDQSRVIVPLTLTSSKSRVLVVTSPALLPYGAGFAGPS, encoded by the coding sequence ATGATCATAAGGGCAAATAAGTTCCTTGCGGCCGTTCTTGCCATATTCCTGGCCGTCGGCACCCTCCTTCCCTTACCTGTTCTGGCCCAGGAAGCGGCGGTGGAGGTGGATTACCGGGACGACATTACCGTTAACCACCCCTACTACGTGGAGCAGCTGCCTGACGGCAACCTGCTCATGACCCGGGTGGGACACCAGTCCCCGGCGGTGGTGGAAATCACCCCGGCCGGGCAGGAGGTATGGTCGTACCAGGGCGTCCAGGCCGCTGCGGCCCGGCGCCTGGCAAACGGCAATACCCTCATTGCCGATTCCGGTGCTCCGGGCCGTCCCTTTGTGCCCCGGGTAATAGAAGTGAATCCGGCCGGCAAGGTGGTCTGGGAGTACCGGCTGCCTTCCCCGGCCCGGGCACCCCGCTATGCCCAGCGCCTGTCCGGCGGCAACACCCTGATCACCCTGCCCTACCAGATTATCGAGGTAACCCCGGACAAAAGGGTGGTCTGGTCCTACGGCTGGGGCAGGCCGGTGCCGCCGGGCACGCCGGGTCACCTGGCCAACCCGGTGCAGGCCGTCCGGCTGCCCAACGGGCATACCCTCATTGTGGACCAGGGCTTTACCGGGGGGCGGGTGCTGGAAATCGACGCTAAAAAGCGGGTGGTCTGGCAGGTGGGTGATGGTACGTATGGCCCGCCTCCCGCCATACAAAAGGCTGCGCCGGACGCAACGGGGAATAACGAAGATCAAAACGGCAAAACTATCGTTCCCGGCCGGTACGGGGCAACCGCCAGCACTACAGCGGCAACTGAAAAAGTCAGGCTCAAGCGCCCCACGGGTGCTACTCGTCTTCCCAACGGGAACACGCTCATCGCCGATGCCGGCACTTCCACCTTGTTAGAAGTATCTCCAGACCGGCAGATTATCAGTTCCTGGTCCTGGATGGGCGCGCTGGCCGGCCTGCCCGTGATGAACCAGTGGCTGGTCACTCCCCTGGACCAATCCAGGGTGATCGTACCCCTGACGCTGACCAGTTCCAAGTCCCGCGTGCTGGTGGTCACTTCTCCAGCCTTGCTCCCATACGGCGCAGGGTTTGCTGGACCCAGCTGA